The following coding sequences are from one Paraburkholderia caballeronis window:
- a CDS encoding SymE family type I addiction module toxin — MDQALGRWLELAGFEAGQQVRIEVQQGRLVITHE, encoded by the coding sequence GTGGATCAAGCTCTCGGGCGCTGGCTTGAGCTCGCGGGTTTCGAGGCCGGGCAGCAGGTGAGGATCGAAGTCCAGCAGGGACGGCTTGTCATCACGCACGAGTGA